One Acetobacter ghanensis DNA window includes the following coding sequences:
- the ubiM gene encoding 5-demethoxyubiquinol-8 5-hydroxylase UbiM, with protein sequence MSDIQQTDVAIIGGGPVGLATALLMAQGGLSVSVIERAPLNTWSEPGFDGREIALTHHSVRLLEQAGAWSLIPQAVICPLQEARVETGNFRHPLTFDTRGKGVDALGWLVSNNQIRRALFAAASHTPNITLLSGTTVQTIRQGHDYAAVHHNGGQVNARLVVGADGRFSPTRQRAGIGAIVHDFRKSMLVCRMAHESPHHNVALQWFDEGQTIALLPVNGMASSLVLTLPPQEIEQMAHMPREAFNAEIMRRVGNRLGAMRLVSTRHVYPLKGVYAHRFTARRLALVGDAAVGMHPITAHGFNLGLKGQETLVKNVLAAVAGNGDAGNPAALRAFERQHRKATALLFAGTNGIASLYTHDGPPFRQIREGCLRVADRFSPFKKAVTSLLMDRQPSAPGA encoded by the coding sequence ATGTCAGACATTCAGCAGACAGACGTTGCCATTATTGGTGGTGGTCCGGTGGGGTTGGCCACCGCGCTCCTTATGGCGCAGGGTGGTCTCTCGGTCTCTGTTATTGAGCGTGCTCCGCTTAACACATGGTCCGAACCCGGCTTTGACGGGCGAGAAATTGCCCTGACCCACCACTCCGTCCGTCTGCTGGAACAGGCCGGTGCATGGTCCCTTATTCCGCAGGCCGTTATCTGCCCGCTTCAGGAAGCACGGGTTGAGACCGGCAATTTCCGCCACCCGCTCACGTTTGATACGCGGGGTAAAGGCGTGGATGCGCTGGGCTGGCTGGTCTCCAACAACCAGATCCGCCGCGCCCTGTTTGCCGCTGCCAGCCACACACCCAACATTACCTTACTGTCCGGCACAACCGTGCAAACCATACGGCAGGGGCATGATTATGCTGCGGTTCACCACAACGGTGGGCAGGTTAACGCCCGGCTGGTTGTTGGGGCGGACGGTCGTTTTTCTCCCACCCGGCAGCGGGCTGGTATTGGCGCCATTGTGCATGACTTCCGCAAGTCCATGCTGGTCTGCCGCATGGCGCACGAATCTCCTCACCATAATGTTGCACTACAGTGGTTTGATGAGGGGCAGACCATTGCGCTGCTCCCCGTTAATGGCATGGCCTCTTCCCTTGTGCTGACTCTCCCCCCGCAGGAGATTGAGCAGATGGCCCATATGCCGCGTGAGGCTTTTAATGCTGAAATCATGCGCCGTGTTGGCAACCGTCTGGGGGCAATGCGGCTTGTCAGCACCCGCCATGTGTACCCGCTCAAGGGGGTTTACGCACACCGCTTTACCGCGCGTAGGCTCGCACTGGTTGGAGATGCCGCAGTTGGTATGCACCCCATTACGGCACATGGGTTCAACCTCGGGCTGAAGGGGCAGGAAACACTGGTCAAGAACGTGCTGGCGGCTGTTGCCGGCAATGGGGATGCAGGGAATCCTGCCGCCCTACGTGCGTTTGAACGCCAACACCGCAAAGCTACGGCCCTGTTATTTGCTGGCACAAACGGCATTGCCTCGCTTTACACCCATGATGGCCCGCCCTTCCGCCAGATCAGGGAAGGATGCCTGCGTGTGGCAGACAGGTTCTCACCATTCAAAAAAGCCGTAACATCCCTGCTGATGGACCGTCAGCCGTCCGCACCCGGCGCCTGA
- a CDS encoding DUF4186 domain-containing protein, translating to MTVFQSDLFPRQNATPRATVPAELWERLARSAFRQRFHLNTQDMAYLREKGLPLVLEHGQDFIARRLAPAFPHKDGRQTPWKGHPVFVAQHATGTCCRSCLAKWHALPSGRQLNETEQNYVLSVIAHWLENELAHPVAGAAWQPVRKSRKSTRNQAPGADG from the coding sequence ATGACGGTTTTTCAGAGCGATCTTTTTCCTAGGCAAAATGCAACACCACGGGCAACCGTGCCAGCAGAGTTGTGGGAAAGGCTGGCGCGGTCTGCTTTCAGGCAGCGTTTTCATTTAAACACGCAGGATATGGCTTATCTGCGGGAAAAAGGCTTACCGCTGGTGTTGGAGCATGGGCAGGATTTTATTGCCCGCCGTCTAGCCCCAGCTTTTCCCCATAAAGATGGGCGACAAACGCCGTGGAAGGGGCATCCGGTTTTTGTCGCACAACATGCCACAGGAACCTGCTGCCGCTCGTGTCTGGCAAAATGGCATGCCCTGCCATCTGGGCGCCAACTCAATGAGACTGAGCAGAACTACGTTCTAAGCGTCATAGCGCACTGGCTGGAGAATGAGCTAGCTCACCCCGTAGCGGGGGCCGCGTGGCAGCCCGTGCGCAAAAGCCGAAAATCCACCCGCAATCAGGCGCCGGGTGCGGACGGCTGA